A stretch of the Azorhizobium caulinodans ORS 571 genome encodes the following:
- a CDS encoding 4Fe4S-binding leucine-rich repeat protein has product MSGEHTAPEPAAPPDPPGSFEALDWQGRPVRCEDCPHEDIQAIGRCDLGKVCVADRRTRRIDRFFARNPELAARYLTHPYSEVRLLAAKHASVFLLPPLKADTEPDVRVMVAYRLPLARITDMRDDPDPRVRMAVAHRLEGRMLVAMLGDADYRVRVVAARRAPPESLIMALYDPDIEVRREVARRVPLPNLVTMAADADPLVRVTVAERLPPERLTVLMRDADMRVRFAVAERLPLAHLAGMAEDEVAAIRDLALARLNAPT; this is encoded by the coding sequence ATGAGCGGTGAGCACACGGCACCGGAGCCCGCCGCGCCGCCGGATCCGCCGGGAAGCTTCGAGGCGCTGGACTGGCAGGGACGCCCCGTGCGCTGCGAGGATTGCCCGCACGAGGACATTCAGGCCATCGGCCGCTGCGATCTCGGCAAGGTCTGCGTGGCCGACCGGCGTACCCGTCGGATCGACCGCTTCTTCGCCCGCAATCCGGAACTGGCGGCGCGTTATCTGACCCATCCCTACTCCGAGGTACGGCTGCTCGCCGCCAAGCATGCCAGCGTGTTCCTGCTGCCGCCGCTGAAGGCGGACACGGAACCGGACGTGCGGGTGATGGTGGCCTACCGCCTGCCGCTCGCCCGCATCACCGACATGCGCGACGATCCGGATCCGCGTGTGCGCATGGCGGTTGCGCACCGGCTGGAGGGCCGGATGCTGGTCGCCATGCTGGGGGATGCGGATTATCGGGTGCGGGTGGTGGCGGCCCGGCGGGCGCCGCCGGAATCGCTCATCATGGCGCTCTATGATCCCGACATCGAGGTCCGGCGCGAAGTCGCCCGGCGCGTGCCGCTCCCCAATCTCGTCACCATGGCAGCGGATGCGGACCCTCTGGTGCGCGTCACGGTGGCCGAACGGCTGCCGCCCGAGCGGCTCACCGTGCTGATGCGCGATGCCGACATGCGCGTGCGCTTCGCCGTCGCCGAGCGGCTGCCGCTGGCCCATCTCGCAGGCATGGCAGAGGACGAGGTGGCGGCCATCCGGGATCTGGCACTGGCGCGGCTGAATGCCCCCACTTGA
- a CDS encoding peroxiredoxin, whose amino-acid sequence MLGIGSTLPAFSVTGVKPGFNLHEENGQSAFETVTEASFPGKWKIIFFYPKDFTFVCPTEIAEFARLAGDFADRDAVVLGGSTDNEFVKLAWRRDHKDLNRLPIWSFADTNGSLVDGLGVRSPDGVAYRYTFIVDPDNVVQHVYATNLNVGRNPKDTLRVLDALQTDELCPCNREVGGDVLKVA is encoded by the coding sequence ATGCTCGGCATCGGCAGCACCCTTCCCGCCTTCTCGGTCACCGGCGTGAAGCCCGGCTTCAACCTCCACGAGGAGAACGGGCAGTCCGCCTTCGAGACGGTCACGGAAGCGAGCTTCCCCGGTAAGTGGAAGATCATTTTCTTCTATCCGAAGGACTTCACCTTCGTCTGCCCGACCGAAATCGCGGAATTCGCGCGCCTTGCGGGCGATTTCGCCGACCGCGACGCCGTGGTGCTCGGCGGCTCGACGGACAATGAGTTCGTGAAGCTCGCCTGGCGGCGCGACCACAAGGACCTCAACCGCCTGCCCATCTGGTCGTTCGCCGACACCAACGGCTCGCTGGTGGATGGACTCGGCGTGCGCTCACCCGATGGCGTCGCCTATCGCTACACCTTCATCGTCGATCCCGACAATGTGGTGCAGCACGTCTATGCGACCAACCTCAATGTCGGCCGCAATCCGAAGGACACGCTGCGCGTGCTCGACGCCCTGCAGACGGACGAACTGTGCCCCTGCAACCGCGAGGTCGGCGGCGACGTGCTGAAGGTGGCCTGA
- the sufD gene encoding Fe-S cluster assembly protein SufD has protein sequence MNAPVAIKTEAEQGLISAFAAAQPTLPGGPGVSAARLAAFEAFNRVGLPHRRVEAWKYTDLRRLMRDAKPLAPLPDAAAKAEAASAGALLAGLGLRRLVVVDGSLAPELSDLADLEPGLTIRPMAEVFGEDGPLLPDSLRDALPDVEPALALNAAFARDGVFIGVAPGAVVTRPIHVAFITTGDAPQAVFSRSRVVLGAEAQLALVETHEAKAGVEHQVNVALGLLVGDKAQLDHVKVTGEGSAVLHVGSLVASVGAQARFGSCGFTLGGATVRNQLYVRLVGETTELNLAGASLLCGKQHADTALFLTHAAPGSTSREVFKAVVDDKAEAAFQGRITVEQAAQQTDARMMSRALLLSEEAEAYSKPELEIFADDVQCGHGATVGTLDEQLKFYLKARGIPAKEAEALLIQAFIGEVLDGIAHEGVREALTAATVSWLEARGA, from the coding sequence ATGAACGCGCCCGTCGCCATCAAGACCGAAGCCGAACAGGGGCTGATCAGCGCTTTCGCGGCGGCTCAACCGACCCTGCCGGGCGGGCCGGGCGTTTCCGCCGCGCGCCTCGCCGCCTTCGAGGCCTTCAACCGGGTGGGGCTGCCGCACCGGCGCGTGGAAGCCTGGAAATATACCGACCTGCGCCGCCTGATGCGCGACGCCAAGCCGCTTGCGCCGCTGCCGGATGCCGCCGCCAAGGCTGAGGCGGCCTCTGCCGGCGCGCTGCTGGCGGGCCTTGGCCTGCGGCGGCTCGTGGTGGTGGATGGCAGCTTGGCGCCGGAGCTGTCCGATCTGGCGGATCTCGAACCCGGCCTTACCATCCGCCCCATGGCGGAGGTGTTCGGCGAGGACGGGCCGCTGCTGCCGGACTCCTTGCGCGACGCATTGCCGGACGTGGAGCCCGCGCTGGCGCTCAATGCCGCCTTCGCTCGGGATGGCGTCTTCATCGGCGTCGCGCCGGGCGCGGTTGTCACGCGGCCGATCCATGTGGCCTTCATCACCACTGGCGATGCGCCGCAAGCCGTCTTCAGCCGTTCGCGCGTTGTGCTGGGCGCTGAGGCGCAGCTGGCACTGGTGGAGACCCATGAGGCGAAGGCCGGCGTCGAGCATCAGGTGAATGTCGCACTCGGCCTGCTGGTGGGTGACAAGGCACAGCTCGATCATGTGAAGGTGACGGGCGAGGGCAGCGCCGTTCTCCATGTGGGCAGTCTGGTCGCGAGTGTCGGGGCGCAGGCGCGTTTCGGCTCGTGCGGCTTCACCCTCGGCGGCGCCACGGTGCGCAACCAGCTCTATGTGCGCTTGGTCGGCGAGACGACAGAGCTGAACCTTGCCGGCGCGAGCCTGCTCTGCGGCAAGCAGCATGCGGACACGGCGCTCTTCTTGACCCACGCAGCGCCGGGCAGCACCAGCCGCGAAGTGTTCAAGGCGGTAGTGGACGACAAGGCCGAAGCAGCCTTCCAGGGCCGCATCACAGTGGAGCAGGCGGCGCAGCAGACGGACGCGCGGATGATGTCGCGCGCCCTGCTGCTCTCCGAGGAGGCCGAGGCCTATTCCAAGCCGGAGCTGGAAATCTTCGCCGATGATGTCCAGTGCGGCCATGGCGCCACCGTGGGCACGCTGGATGAGCAGCTGAAATTCTATCTGAAGGCCCGCGGCATTCCCGCCAAGGAGGCGGAGGCGCTGCTGATCCAGGCCTTCATCGGCGAGGTGCTGGACGGCATCGCGCACGAGGGCGTCCGCGAGGCGTTGACCGCCGCAACGGTGAGCTGGCTGGAGGCGCGCGGCGCATGA
- a CDS encoding carboxymuconolactone decarboxylase family protein: MSIEALKTQLPAFAKDVKLNLSALPREDSLTEQQLYGLLVACGYTTRNGTVAQALEAEAAPHLSPAALDAAKAAASIMAMNNVYYRFTHLASNKAYETLPAKLRMSVIGNPGVDKVDFELWSLAVSAMNGCGRCIDAHEAVLREAGLSEAQIQTAVRVGAIIASAAVALEAAGAGFPEAAE; encoded by the coding sequence ATGAGCATCGAGGCGCTCAAGACCCAGCTTCCCGCTTTTGCGAAGGACGTGAAGCTCAACCTTTCCGCCCTGCCGCGGGAGGACAGCCTGACCGAACAGCAGCTCTACGGGCTGCTGGTCGCCTGCGGCTACACCACGCGCAACGGCACGGTCGCGCAGGCACTGGAGGCAGAGGCCGCCCCCCACCTTTCGCCGGCCGCGCTCGACGCGGCGAAGGCGGCGGCCTCCATCATGGCCATGAACAACGTCTACTATCGATTTACGCATCTGGCCTCCAACAAGGCCTATGAGACCCTGCCGGCGAAGCTCCGCATGAGCGTCATCGGCAATCCCGGCGTGGACAAGGTGGACTTCGAACTCTGGTCGCTCGCCGTCTCGGCCATGAACGGATGCGGCCGCTGCATCGATGCCCATGAGGCGGTGCTGCGCGAGGCGGGCCTCAGCGAGGCCCAGATCCAGACGGCGGTGCGCGTCGGCGCCATCATCGCCTCCGCCGCGGTGGCCCTCGAGGCCGCCGGCGCGGGTTTTCCGGAAGCTGCGGAATAA
- the sufB gene encoding Fe-S cluster assembly protein SufB, which yields MAAVQETIDQVRQIDVEQYKYGFVTDVESEKAPKGLSEDVIRFISAKKNEPEWMLEWRLDAYRRWLTMREPEWAKVNFPKIDFQDLYYYAAPKKKKALSSLDEVDPEILKTYEKLGIPLREQELLAGVERPEGERKIAVDAVFDSVSVATTFQKELKEAGVIFMPISEALKEHPELVRKYLGTVVPVTDNYYATLNSAVFSDGSFVYVPEGVRCPMELSTYFRINEKNTGQFERTLIIADKGAYVSYLEGCTAPQRDENQLHAAVVELVVLDDAEIKYSTVQNWYPGDKDGKGGIYNFVTKRGDCRGANSKISWTQVETGSAITWKYPSCVLRGDGSQGEFYSIAISNGHQQVDSGTKMIHLGKNTSSRIVSKGISAGQSQNTYRGLVSAHRKAKGARNFTACDSLLIGDQCGAHTVPYIEAKNPTTVFEHEATTSKISEDVLFYCVQRGLSQEEAVGLVVNGFVKEVLQQLPMEFAVEAQKLISISLEGSVG from the coding sequence ATGGCCGCCGTTCAGGAGACGATCGATCAGGTTCGCCAGATCGATGTCGAGCAGTATAAATACGGGTTCGTGACGGACGTGGAATCCGAAAAGGCCCCGAAGGGCCTGTCGGAGGACGTCATCCGCTTCATCTCGGCCAAGAAGAACGAGCCGGAGTGGATGCTGGAATGGCGCCTTGATGCCTATCGCCGCTGGCTTACCATGCGCGAGCCCGAATGGGCCAAGGTGAATTTCCCGAAGATCGATTTCCAGGATCTCTATTATTATGCGGCGCCGAAAAAGAAGAAGGCGCTCTCCTCCCTCGACGAGGTCGATCCCGAGATTCTGAAGACCTATGAGAAGCTCGGCATCCCGCTGCGCGAACAGGAGCTTCTCGCTGGTGTCGAGCGCCCGGAAGGCGAGCGCAAGATCGCTGTCGATGCGGTCTTCGACAGCGTCTCGGTGGCCACCACCTTCCAGAAGGAGCTGAAGGAGGCGGGCGTCATCTTCATGCCCATCTCGGAGGCCCTGAAGGAACATCCCGAGCTGGTGCGCAAATATCTCGGCACGGTGGTGCCGGTGACCGACAATTACTATGCGACGCTGAATTCCGCGGTCTTCTCGGACGGCTCCTTCGTCTATGTACCGGAAGGGGTGCGCTGCCCCATGGAGCTCTCCACCTATTTCCGCATCAATGAGAAGAACACCGGCCAGTTCGAGCGCACGCTCATCATCGCCGACAAGGGCGCCTATGTGAGCTATCTGGAAGGCTGCACGGCGCCCCAGCGCGACGAGAACCAGCTCCACGCCGCGGTGGTCGAGCTGGTGGTTCTGGACGATGCGGAAATCAAGTACTCCACCGTCCAGAATTGGTATCCCGGCGACAAGGATGGCAAGGGCGGCATCTACAATTTCGTCACCAAGCGTGGCGACTGCCGGGGCGCGAATTCCAAGATCAGCTGGACGCAAGTGGAGACGGGCTCCGCCATCACCTGGAAATATCCGAGCTGCGTCCTGCGGGGCGACGGCAGCCAGGGCGAGTTCTATTCCATCGCCATTTCCAACGGGCATCAGCAGGTGGATTCCGGCACCAAGATGATCCATCTCGGCAAGAACACGTCGAGCCGGATCGTCTCCAAGGGCATCTCCGCCGGCCAGTCCCAGAACACCTATCGCGGGCTCGTTTCCGCCCACCGCAAGGCCAAGGGCGCACGCAACTTCACCGCCTGCGACAGCCTGCTGATCGGAGATCAGTGCGGCGCGCACACCGTGCCTTACATCGAGGCCAAGAACCCGACAACGGTGTTCGAGCACGAGGCCACCACCTCCAAGATCTCCGAGGACGTGCTGTTCTATTGCGTGCAGCGCGGGCTCTCGCAGGAGGAAGCCGTGGGGCTCGTGGTCAACGGCTTCGTCAAGGAGGTGCTCCAGCAGCTCCCCATGGAATTCGCGGTGGAGGCGCAGAAGCTCATCTCCATCTCGCTCGAAGGCAGCGTCGGCTGA
- the sufC gene encoding Fe-S cluster assembly ATPase SufC, whose amino-acid sequence MTALLEIRDLKAEVAGRQILNGLNLTVNAGEIHAIMGPNGAGKSTLSYVLSGKPGYEITGGEVFLNGEDLLAMEADERAAKGLFLAFQYPLEIPGVATLTFLRTALNAQRRKRGEEELSSPDFMKKVRELSKKLGIDPDMLRRPVNVGFSGGEKKRNETLQMALLEPRLCVLDETDSGLDIDALKVVANGVNQLRAAERGMIVITHYQRLLDYIVPDVVHVLAAGRIVETGGKDLALQLEATGYAQYQQSEAA is encoded by the coding sequence ATGACCGCTCTCCTGGAAATCCGCGACCTCAAGGCCGAAGTGGCCGGGCGCCAGATCCTCAACGGGCTGAACCTCACCGTGAATGCGGGCGAGATCCACGCCATCATGGGGCCGAACGGAGCGGGCAAGTCCACGCTCTCTTATGTGCTTTCCGGCAAGCCGGGCTATGAGATCACCGGCGGCGAGGTCTTCCTCAATGGCGAGGATCTCCTGGCCATGGAGGCGGACGAGCGGGCCGCCAAGGGCCTTTTCCTCGCCTTCCAGTATCCGCTGGAAATCCCCGGCGTCGCGACCCTCACCTTCCTGCGCACGGCGCTCAATGCCCAGCGCCGCAAGCGGGGCGAGGAGGAATTGTCCTCGCCCGATTTCATGAAGAAGGTGCGCGAGCTGTCGAAGAAGCTCGGCATCGATCCGGACATGCTGCGCCGGCCGGTGAATGTCGGCTTCTCCGGTGGCGAGAAGAAGCGCAACGAGACCCTTCAGATGGCGCTGCTGGAGCCGCGCCTGTGCGTGCTGGACGAGACCGACTCCGGCCTCGACATCGACGCGCTGAAGGTGGTGGCGAATGGCGTCAACCAGCTGCGCGCCGCTGAGCGGGGGATGATCGTCATCACCCACTACCAGCGCCTGCTCGATTACATCGTGCCCGACGTGGTGCACGTGCTGGCGGCGGGCCGCATCGTGGAAACCGGCGGCAAGGATCTGGCCCTCCAGCTCGAAGCTACCGGCTATGCGCAGTATCAGCAGAGCGAGGCGGCGTGA
- a CDS encoding cysteine desulfurase, translated as MNMHPSVTPPTVPAHPAVTGEAYDVARVRADFPILGLSVYGKPLIYLDNAASAQKPQQVLDRITQVYASEYSNVHRGLHYLANAATEAYEGAREKVRAFLNAPSTEEIIFTKGATEAINLVAHTFGRTRVGAGDEIVLSIMEHHANVVPWHFLRERQGAVLKWAPVDDEGNFLLDEFEALLTERTKLVAITQMSNVLGTVVPVKEVVRRAHARGIPVLVDGSQASVHMDVDVQDIDCDFYIITGHKLYGPTGIGALYGKAEMLAGLPPFNGGGEMIREVSRDTVTYGAPPHRFEAGTPPIVQAAGLGAALDYMASLGKARIQAHEADLLAYAQERLSEISGLKVYGTAAEKGALISFSLENTHAHDVATVIDRSGVAVRAGTHCAMPLLERFGVAATCRASFALYNTRGDVDALAEALIKARSFFA; from the coding sequence ATGAACATGCATCCTTCCGTCACGCCCCCGACCGTGCCCGCCCATCCGGCGGTGACCGGGGAGGCCTATGACGTGGCGCGCGTGCGCGCGGATTTCCCCATCCTCGGCCTCAGCGTCTATGGCAAGCCGCTGATCTATCTGGACAATGCAGCGTCCGCCCAGAAGCCGCAGCAGGTGCTGGACCGCATCACGCAGGTCTATGCGTCGGAATATTCCAACGTGCACCGGGGCCTGCATTATCTCGCCAATGCAGCGACCGAGGCTTATGAGGGCGCCCGCGAGAAGGTGCGCGCCTTCCTCAATGCGCCGAGCACGGAAGAGATCATCTTCACCAAGGGTGCGACGGAGGCCATCAACCTCGTGGCCCACACTTTCGGCCGCACGCGCGTTGGCGCGGGCGATGAGATCGTGCTCTCCATCATGGAGCACCACGCCAATGTGGTGCCCTGGCATTTCCTGCGCGAGCGGCAGGGCGCGGTGCTGAAATGGGCGCCGGTGGACGACGAGGGCAACTTCCTCCTCGACGAATTCGAGGCCCTGCTCACCGAGCGCACCAAGCTTGTCGCCATCACCCAGATGTCCAACGTGCTCGGCACGGTGGTGCCGGTGAAGGAGGTGGTGCGCCGCGCCCATGCCCGGGGCATCCCGGTGCTGGTGGATGGGTCGCAGGCCAGCGTCCATATGGACGTGGACGTGCAGGACATCGATTGCGATTTCTATATCATCACCGGCCACAAGCTCTATGGGCCGACGGGCATTGGGGCACTCTACGGCAAGGCGGAGATGCTCGCCGGGCTGCCGCCGTTCAATGGCGGCGGGGAGATGATCCGCGAGGTGTCGCGCGACACCGTCACCTATGGCGCGCCGCCCCATCGCTTTGAGGCGGGCACTCCGCCCATCGTGCAGGCGGCGGGGCTCGGCGCGGCGCTGGATTACATGGCCTCCCTCGGCAAGGCGCGCATCCAGGCCCATGAGGCGGATCTCTTGGCCTATGCGCAGGAGCGCCTGTCGGAAATTTCCGGCCTCAAAGTCTATGGCACGGCGGCGGAGAAGGGGGCGCTCATCTCCTTCTCTCTGGAGAATACGCACGCCCATGACGTCGCGACGGTGATCGACCGCTCCGGCGTGGCGGTGCGCGCCGGCACCCATTGCGCCATGCCGCTGCTGGAGCGCTTCGGTGTCGCCGCCACCTGCCGCGCCTCCTTCGCCCTCTACAACACGCGCGGCGATGTGGATGCGCTGGCGGAGGCCCTGATCAAGGCGCGCAGTTTCTTCGCCTGA
- the nifA gene encoding nif-specific transcriptional activator NifA, whose product MPMTDAFQVRVPRVSSSTAGDIAASSITTRGALPRPGGMPVSMSRGTSPEVALIGVYEISKILTAPRRLEVTLANVVNVLSSMLQMRHGMICILDSEGDPDMVATTGWTPEMAGQIRAHVPQKAIDQIVATQMPLVVQDVTADPLFAGHEDLFGPPEEATVSFIGVPIKADHHVMGTLSIDRIWDGTARFRFDEDVRFLTMVANLVGQTVRLHKLVASDRDRLIAQTHRLEKALREEKSGAEPEVAEAANGSAMGIVGDSPLVKRLIATAQVVARSNSTVLLRGESGTGKELFARAIHELSPRKGKPFVKVNCAALPESVLESELFGHEKGAFTGALNMRQGRFELAHGGTLFLDEIGEITPAFQAKLLRVLQEGEFERVGGNRTLKVDVRLVCATNKNLEEAVSKGEFRADLYYRIHVVPLILPPLRERPGDIPKLAKNFLDRFNKENKLHMMLSAPAIDVLRRCYFPGNVRELENCIRRTATLAHDAVITPHDFACDSGQCLSAMLWKGSAPKPVMPHVPPAPTPLTPLSPAPLATAAPAAASPAPAADSLPVTCPGTEACPAVPPRQSEKEQLLQAMERSGWVQAKAARLLNLTPRQVGYALRKYDIDIKRF is encoded by the coding sequence ATGCCAATGACCGACGCCTTCCAGGTCCGCGTACCTCGGGTTTCGTCGAGCACCGCCGGAGACATCGCCGCGTCATCCATCACCACGCGGGGCGCGCTGCCGCGCCCGGGAGGGATGCCTGTGTCCATGTCGCGGGGGACCTCGCCCGAGGTGGCACTCATCGGGGTCTATGAGATATCGAAGATCCTGACGGCGCCCCGGCGCCTCGAAGTCACGCTCGCCAATGTGGTGAACGTGCTCTCCTCCATGCTGCAGATGCGGCATGGCATGATCTGCATCCTCGACAGCGAGGGCGATCCCGACATGGTGGCCACCACCGGCTGGACGCCTGAGATGGCGGGCCAGATCCGCGCGCATGTGCCCCAGAAGGCCATCGACCAGATCGTCGCCACGCAGATGCCGCTGGTGGTGCAGGACGTGACGGCCGATCCGCTCTTCGCCGGTCACGAGGATCTGTTCGGCCCGCCTGAGGAGGCCACCGTCTCCTTCATCGGCGTGCCGATCAAGGCCGACCACCATGTGATGGGCACCCTCTCCATCGACCGCATCTGGGACGGCACCGCCCGTTTCCGCTTCGACGAGGACGTGCGCTTCCTCACCATGGTGGCCAATCTCGTCGGCCAGACCGTGCGCCTGCACAAGCTGGTGGCGAGCGACCGCGACCGGCTGATCGCCCAGACGCACCGCCTCGAAAAGGCGCTGCGGGAAGAAAAATCCGGGGCCGAGCCGGAGGTGGCCGAGGCCGCCAACGGATCCGCCATGGGCATCGTGGGCGATAGCCCGCTGGTGAAACGCCTGATCGCGACCGCGCAAGTGGTCGCCCGCTCAAACTCCACCGTGCTGCTGCGCGGGGAGAGCGGCACCGGCAAGGAGTTGTTCGCCCGTGCCATCCACGAACTGTCGCCCCGCAAGGGCAAGCCCTTCGTGAAGGTGAACTGCGCCGCCCTCCCGGAATCGGTGCTGGAATCGGAACTGTTCGGCCATGAGAAGGGCGCCTTCACCGGTGCGCTGAACATGCGCCAGGGCCGCTTCGAGCTGGCGCACGGCGGCACGCTCTTCCTTGACGAGATCGGCGAGATCACCCCCGCTTTCCAGGCCAAGCTGCTGCGCGTGCTGCAGGAAGGCGAGTTCGAGCGGGTCGGCGGCAATCGCACGCTGAAGGTGGATGTGCGGCTCGTGTGCGCCACCAACAAGAATCTGGAAGAGGCGGTCTCCAAGGGCGAGTTCCGGGCCGATCTCTACTACCGCATCCATGTGGTGCCGCTGATCCTGCCGCCGCTGCGCGAACGGCCGGGCGACATTCCCAAGCTCGCGAAGAACTTCCTCGACCGCTTCAACAAGGAAAACAAGCTCCACATGATGCTCTCGGCGCCGGCCATCGACGTGCTGCGGCGCTGCTATTTCCCGGGCAACGTGCGCGAGCTGGAGAACTGTATCCGGCGGACGGCAACGCTCGCCCACGATGCCGTCATCACCCCCCATGACTTCGCCTGCGACAGCGGCCAGTGCCTCTCGGCCATGCTCTGGAAGGGCTCGGCCCCGAAGCCTGTGATGCCGCACGTGCCGCCGGCGCCCACGCCGCTGACTCCGCTCTCCCCTGCTCCGCTCGCGACCGCAGCGCCCGCTGCGGCGAGCCCGGCGCCGGCGGCCGACAGCCTGCCGGTCACTTGCCCCGGCACCGAGGCCTGTCCCGCGGTGCCCCCCCGCCAGAGCGAAAAGGAGCAGTTGCTCCAGGCCATGGAGCGCTCCGGCTGGGTGCAGGCGAAGGCCGCGCGCCTCCTCAACCTCACGCCGCGCCAGGTGGGTTATGCGCTGCGCAAATATGACATCGACATCAAGCGCTTCTGA